A window of Drosophila gunungcola strain Sukarami chromosome 3L unlocalized genomic scaffold, Dgunungcola_SK_2 000009F, whole genome shotgun sequence genomic DNA:
tcttaatttgtataattccCGTTTCTTCTGAATcatacaatttattattaacaatttaGCAGAAgatgaaaaattcaaattcatgACACATTTTCCACTGCCATTTCCTAGCGAAGTATTGAATCATCTACAGAAAATAAAGAGGCAATGAAGAGCAAAGACCGTCTCCGACTAGATTATGCAATTCTTTCAGTTACAGCAGAAGAATTGCATGCACCAACAGTTTTTCCCCTTCTTAGCCGCTTCTTTCCATTGCTTGGTTTTATCTGCACGAAGTTCATCAATTCAACAGGGAAATTAAACTTAGCCAGAAGCGCAGAAGCGCAGAAGAAACCAAACTCAGTCGTGTAGAAAGAATGAGACAGAGTACACTGCAGGGCGGTGAGGAGAATCGGGTAGATTGTCTTCGTCggttcttttgttttggttatcTTTTTGCAAGCGCACATTTCCTGCATGAAATATAGGAGAAATTCTTTATGGTTTTCCACCATTCTCCACCTTTGTTTCCAGTCAATTTCTTGCTCTGCTTTCTGGATACATCCAAATCTCAATCCCAAACAATTACCTTTCAATTTGTTAAGAATTGTGCTAAAGGCCATCGCGATACAAAAGAAGAAATCATTTGCTAAgcttctatttatttttttttctactattatttttctgCATAATTCATTTAGCTGCTTGAGGGAATGAAAATTCTTTTGTTTACTTCGTGAACCCTGCTGGCAGTTCAAGATACTCATTTTTtggagaaaaagaaagaaattcgTGGGGGACAATCTCTGGGAAGAGATCTGCAGAACAATTGCTCTGCTTATAATTGTGCAAGCAGAATTTCATTATGAGATTGCTATGGGATCTAAAAAGTGGTTAATGGAAGCTTATAAAGAGTTTTAATCACTGTtctaactttatttttaatgtaactaAAGTTAGTTTGGAAAGATTGTTTTTGTAACTTCAATACTGATtatatcaaataaaacaaactcaagtttataaaaatatataaacggAATTACTAAACACAAAAGTGAATAAACgtaaagaaacaaaaaccgaaaaccacAACAATATTTGTGATAatgcaacaataaaaaattaaacaaaataatgttaaaagaatatattctAATAACTACTAATTTTGAAACGATTTAAAAACGCATACTAAAAGAAGTGAAATAAAAAGTggaattatataaaaatacacaatGAAAACCGAAATCGATATTCAGAATAATGCAACAATTAATACCTATGTATacttgtaaattattttatttagcaaCATTCAAACCTTAGCATGCCCAGAAAAGTGCCTTAAAAATGATGGGAGAGTAGAAAACgtgtcaacaaaaaaatatctgaATTAAGTGCCTACAAAACTAAGACCAAAAGTCTTCCCACTcaaatgaagaaaaataaaacaaaaaaaacatcaaagtgcgaaaaaaaaaccaactaaAAAATCCCCCAACCAGTGCCACGCCCCAGCAAAACCatttagccaaaaaaaaaaaaaaaaaaaaaaagaactacccaaaataaaacaaagtaaatcaTGAGTAGTCAACCTGCCAGCCAGCCCGATAGCATCGATTTAGCCTATGATATGTGGGCGGGCCAATTCGAATTCGTAGGACCCACAAGTCAGCaaagcaacaagaacaacaacaacaatctgaacaacaacaagtgcagGATCGGAGCGCAACAAAATCGGAAACTATCTACGGATAGTTTGGAGGACCTGAATCTGAGCTTTAACACAAGTGCTACGCAAAATCCGCTGAGCAATACCTACAGTTTGGGAGTCACCGGCGGTGCTGGAAGTGACTACTGTGGCTTTGGAAAACACCCGCCAGTACTGATCGATCAGGAGACCTTCCTTAGCCTAAATCCAGCGGACTTTGAGGACATTGTGCCATCCAATTCGGAGCCCAGTTCGCTGGTCTTCATCGAAAACAAGCTAGAGACGAACAACAACAGTCTTGAATCGAACAACAATAACCATatcaacaataataacaacaataagaTTTACAATTTGGAGAATTTGACCAGTAAATTCAACAACAAAACGAACAATACAAACACAAACGGTTTCAAATTGGAGAACCTGAAGAATTTCAAGAACAAACTACTCTGTGATTTCGAGGACACCAACGGCgggggaggaggaggtggcggcggtggtggtggcagCAGCGGAGGATCAGGACCCGTTGGCATGATGAACGGGGCCCTCAGTGCCGAGATCTGCGATAATCTCAACGAGCAAGTAAGCAGTTTTCCACTAATTTCCCCGATTCCGCGGgctaatttcatcaaagttcAGGGTTCATTTGGGGGTGGTGACGCCCCCTTTATTTAGGCTTCGCATGTCACGACATCTAGGTTATATAGTATATACGGCCTGTCAATATTGTCCAGTCCATTCACTATAAATAAGCAGCAATTGAATGCAATTTGCTTTAGTCTGACTCGGAATTCCATTAGTTCAACTGTTTTGTTAGCTTCATCGCTAGGAAATTTCCCTCTGAATTgatattttaatcaattgctACTGGAAGGCATAAAACAATATGTTGGAAACTAACGAAGTAAGTTGAGTGGTGGAAAATTCCATTGAAAGTATTAGATAATTGTAGAAAAGTTACTTGAAAACTGTGGACAAAAGTTTCATGTGttgaaactaaaaactaaagtgGTTGTGTCGGtacagaaaataataataaatgaatcTATTATAGATTTTTCatgaaattgtaaaatttacaAAGTGCGTTGGTTTCAAAACTCttcaaataataatgttaaataGTTCTGTTAGTATTAAGGTTTATTTCGTTTCGACTATATGCTTGCAccttttagaaaattaaatgtttcacAAACGTTGTTTACGATTTCCTTGACTTATTTACCTTTCTCAACGTCAAAACtgagccaaaaataaaatttcaaagtcGAAGAACTTGTTGTGTTTGCCATATAATTTGCCAGACATCTGCTAactataaacaaatatatcttatagtttgtGGCAAATGAGATCATCGGCCACAAATCATCAGtgagaaaagaaagaaatagtGAAACAGACATTTTGAGAAATTAGTTGACGAAGCCAAaattaatgattaaaaaaCTGTAACGAAATTGATGATTAGCCGTGAAGGGAAATTGTGTCAACGAAAGTAACAGAAGTGAGCTCATGTGGACGGAAAGAAAATTAAGGAAAGCCCATAGAACGTCATTTTCTAATGCGATTACTCTAGTTTCAGGGCAGTAAAAGAAAAGAGTCTTTCACAAGCTAGTGATGCATTCCCATCATTTTATGCAATTAATTATGAAGCCTTTTATTGCTATTGGGCCGACAAATGGGTCTCTAGAGATTCGAAATTTCCTCCACTGCGCTGGAGGTCAGTTCCTCGCTTCTGTAAAGCCATAAACCTCCGGCGGATGCGAGATTTGTTTACTATACTTGATCCACATAAACTAGTGGGGAAACTCATTTGATAAATGAAACAATTGTAGGGCATTGTATCGCCGGAGGAGGAAACTGCGCGAGTGTGTTGCAAGTTAAGATTTTCATTTTGGGGTCAAAGCTAATGCCGATTACAATGTCCGAGTTTCcaattgtttttcatttcgtgATTAACGATCTGTAAATGAGTAAAATATATCAagggtttttttctttactatttataaaactaaCGCATTATATGAATAAGATCAAAAGACgaagttttagtttatttggtctttattttttttatttaaattctcaatttaaaagaaattatgaCCCAACCTTTGCCGAcggtatttataaaaaaagcaaCCAATTAGCTCTAAACATTTTCACATTGTTACACTTTTGCCTTTTCTCGTTGTACCTTCTatacgaaaaaaaagagaacCTTTCTAGTTTCCTTTCCCAAAATTATTCCCATTTTGAGAGACAACCTTCACCGAGGCCAAAACATCTGTTGCGTATTTCCGCACTTGCTATTACAAATTTCCCATCATTTAGTCGCACCTGTCGTGCCATCAACTTGACAAAACGAGACTGGAAAAATCAAAGGCCCTCAAAGGGGCGGAGGGCTTTAATGACCCCGGGAACACCTTTTTAAAGCTGAAAAATGAGGAATAGTGACGAGCACAAGTAAAGCTACCAAAGCCTTACCACTGATTTTATACTTAGCAATCGTAAAGTAAAAGATTGTATAAACTATGTTCCAaaattgcatattaaattaacaGATCAGCCATTTTcgttaaatacaaaaacttaaaaaagataaagtgcatttaaaaagtgtacactgctttttcaaattttaaaatcatctATCAACATCCAAAGTCAATTCTTTTCCAAAAGTGTAGTTTCTCCGTACCCTTTAGTAAACTCCAGAGcaccgaaaacaaaacttttagtTTTACAATTTAAGGGCAGGGTATTTGTAGTCGACTACAGCAATCTTATTTTCTCTATATACAACTCCTCGTCACTTGTTACTCAATTCGTCTTacacttttattgttttctctTTATGCCCCcagcaacattttatttttattacttttctgttgttgttgcttacGTTCTGACCAAACGGTTTCTGAATGAGACGCGACTTCTGTTTTGGCTGCTATTTTTTTGGCTTCTAAGTCTTtccgtgtttttttttctgtagaATTCGGtagacatttaatttaaattctagTTTCTATATAATAtgcttagtttttttttttttgccatggTTCATTGTACACATACGGAGCCCCTAATTGAGACCCCCGCCATATCGTACTTTTTCGGTTGACTCAGCAAGCTTATTCTTCTCTCGAAACATTTCTCACTCTCTGAATATTTCTCCAATTCtatgttgtttgtttttggtggGGCCCTAGGCCCATTTTTCAGTACTCGCCGTGCCGCCATAGACGTCGATTGTGTGTCCGTGTATCCATCGGTGTTCAGTGCTCTCATCTCGATCTGTTTAATAGTGCCATACTCTCTCTGTAAATCTAGCAGAAATAATCAACTACGAATTGTCGCCAGCAAATTGCACTTAATTAAGCCTAATTGAACCCCCTGCCGCACAGTTTGACAGCTATTGGGCGCCGACCCAATAGTTACAAAGCCGTTTGTAACCGCTAATTGAACTTATCAATTGACATTTCTGAGGGTTTTTTGGAGGCTGATTGTTGTAGGGGGGGTGGGGGAGGGGAACCAGTGAAAGGTGGCGGAATTAAATTAGCAGGAATCCCGTATCCCGCGGCGATGCTCATTTGTAGATGGACTTTACGTAGACAAACGTTAAAGTTTGGGGTAGAAAATCACTTGCGTTTTCGGTGGTCTGTCCCTTaactaaaaagtaaatattttgttacttGTAATACTTCGAAAgggattttatttatctaaactaTTATACCTattgattttcaaaacaaatgtaattcattaatttcctctttagaaacaaataaatattaagttaaaaacccAAAGACACCCTGTTTCCGTTGGCTGTTATCAGAGCTCTCCGGCATCCTGTACTGCAGTAATTGCACATTTCTTATCGGGCTAAGCAGGCAAGCGACTCGTGTTTACATCTtctgtttttatatttcctataagtttttaaatgcgCGGGCGGGTCATGAGTAATTGTGCAAAAAGCAGCAGCCAGCAAATCTGTGGTGGCGAAAACAGATTTTTGCACATGCCAGCAACTAGTTGGCCAAAACTTGAATGCAAAACACTAGcagtgtgtgcgtgtttttTTACGCCTTCTGCTGAAGTGGGTGCCTATGGGGCGTATGCTTAATATTTATGAGATTCATATGGGCAAGGCATGCCAATAACACTGGGCTACCAAAGTGGGATGGCAGATGTGTAGGAAAAGCATTTAAAGTGCTTCTCCagtgaaatgtatttttcgcAATGTTCAATATTCAGGCCCAAGCTTCGTTATCAACATATTGCTTGCTTGTGTTGACTGGTGTAATTAACAGCATTTTCAGTGAGTTGTCGTTGTCGCTTTCAGAAAATACAAACGAAGTGTCGGCAGTCTGCTTCGACCATCAAATGAGCAAAGACTGCGAGACGATGcagaaataatttgaatttgtctTAAGCCTGCGAGAAATGAGCATTCCTCaataatgtgaaaaataaatatacacaGATATAGTTACAGTTGCACACCATATAGATATAGGCAAATGTATGTGAAATATCCCATGGCTGATGTGCAGTTGGTGAACGATCTGCTCCTCGATCTGCGGCACATGAAAAACGATTGTGTTAGTCGAGACATGAACTTTTATTTTCGAACATAGActtatcaatttttatttcttccaTATACTTACAGTTGGAACTGCTACAGCGCAAGGTCGACGATTTATCGGATACGCAGAATATAGCTGAAGATCGGACGACCCGCACCAAGACCGAATATGCGGTGCTCCAGGCGCGATATCATATGCTCGAGGAGCAGTACCGAGAGGtaagttaaaagaaaatagttaAATCATGTGTTTAATGGTTCGTTTTCTTCTTATTTATTGTATCCAAAAAGGAAATTTGTGTTGTTAAAACACTTGAAAACAATATGTAACTTAGTTTAAAcgtatcaaattattaaatatattttaaatatatataggcTTTTTAGGTAAATGATCCAAAAATCtctgtaatttaaaaaaaattctgtttttgtgcATAGCAAAATGGCTAAATAGTAATCAATgatcaaaaacttttaaagtattttttcctaatgttttttttttggttatgaattttaaaaagtctaacaatttgtaatattaatttattaaatttcaaatagcatcgaaattatttaattctataggctttttgcatttttaaataaatagtatagAATGTCTGAATCCTTTCAATTTACGACTTGCAGAGATCAAGAGttgtacttttatttaatgtttttgctTACCCTTCCAGTCGGAACTGCGTGCCGAGGAGCGTTTGGCCGAGGAGCAGAAGCGGCATCGCGAGATCCTGGCCCGCGTGGAGCGCGAAGCCTCGCTGCAGAACGAGAACTGTCAGATGAAGATCCGGGCCACCGAGATCGAGGCCTCGGCGCTGCGGGAGGAGGCGGCCCGACTGCGAATCCTTTGCGACAAGCAGGCCAACGACCTGCACCGCACCGAGGAGCAGCTGGAGCTGGCCCGCGACCAAATCGCCGTCCTGCAGCAGGAGCACGAGGAGCAGGCGCAAGTGCTGCGCCGCCACGAGCAGGAGAAGAAGTCCGCCGAGGACCTGATGGTGGAGCTGAGCCGCGAACTGCAGCGCGCCCGCGAGGAGAGCGGCGCCCGGGCGATGCCCACCACGTCGCCGGAGAGCATAAGACTGGAGGAGCTGCACCAGGAGCTCGAGGAGATGCGCCAGAAGAATCGATGTGAGTGGGAAAGTTAATTGAGCATTGTTCAGCATATGGATTGAGTTAAATTTGGGAACGGTTATAGTACCTACAAATCTGATCTTCTCTTagtcttaaaattttttttttaattttcagcaGTAAGAGCACTTTTAAGACATTTCAGAAAAGTAtaaggaaaatatttgaaaattttataaagcaaAATTCACCTCATTGGTtataaaacgtaaaaataaatttgattttaaaattctaaggtaaaaccattaaaatttttaaaattaaatcaattagttCTGAATTTATAAGGATATTATGTTTAAAAGGTCAATGACATCAGCGGTTGGTGGGAAATAGTACTTACCACTAGATGACGTtggttttttcttatttaacgGGCTATTTGCACATCGCGCCACCTGCTGTtggcttaaatatttgaaaatggGTCAACAGAGTAAAGTCAATGCGAACAAAAATAGGATTTTTTCTtgtcttaaataataaatttgatcGAATTCAACTAAACTCTCTATTTTTCACCCTCAGCACTCGAAGAGCAGAACGAGGAACTGCAGGCCACGATGCTGACCAACCAGGCCACCATGCTGACAAATGGCGTGGAGCAGGGTCGCCATCTGCTGAACGGGCACCCTCAACAGTCTGGCCCAGGAGCTCGAGGAGATGTCACAAGCCCAGGTGTGTAGTTTGAGCCCGCCTGTAGTGTCGCCTGCTTGCGCTTTTAGTGTAGTCCAATCCGTCATCCCCACACCCACGAACACACAGTTTAGAAGCCAAACCCAAAAGCACACGCACAGTCACCGCAAAAGAAAAACTGATTAATGCTATTACAAAGCCTAGTGACCGTACCGTACTGCCCTGcgtttactttaaattatatataatatctgCCCACATGTGTATTTAAATTGACATTTATTGTATTACAGGATTCTGTGGATTCAGCCACATTAGCATCCTTAAGTCAGGTAATGCTTCAATCACGCAAAAGCcacaaacaaaatgaaaaaattaatacaacaCGGTTTTGGAGCCATTGTGCACGCATTGCAGTTTGacttaaactaaaattgaCTTAAAATAATGTTGGTTCATGGTTTTCTAATTTATCGAACTCATCAAGGACATACTTTCACATGGTCTAACATTCATTCGTGTatataaaaactcaaaaatctTCCATGTTTATATGTTTCCCCAAGTTTGAACTGAATACTAACAAAACCCATGTCTTACAGCTGCAACAGGCCTTCCAGGAGAAAGAGGACGAAAATGTTCGGCTAAAGCACTACATTGATACCATCCTACTCAACATCGTGGAGAACTATCCTCAGTTGCTAGAGGTCAAGCCCATGGAGAGAAAGTAAAGCAGCCAAACGGAAGAACAAACCAACAAATCCCTAGACACTCAATCGAGCGCCGCCACCACCTAAcattaactaaaataaatgaactAACTAAACCATACTTTATGTTAACTTTTTAAGCTACACTCTTTACATGTATTTATGCCTAACTTAagttgtaatttattttataacagtTTAATGTagatttttaaaccaaaacaacaCAGAAAGAGAACACAAAGATTGCATGTCAAAATGATGAAAAGTCCTTAATTCGGTTAGGTAATGTTTTGTATAAAGAGAGtcaaaaattgtgtaaaaatttattttccttcgTTTCTAGTTTGAGTTTTGTATAGTGCGTGTTGTTGATCCCAAAAGAtattacatataaatattgttaGATCTTAAGAATTATAAACCTCGTTTAACCTTTATTGAAATGGAGCCCAATAATTTATTGATCCAACAAAAAGATATTGTAATTGCTTGGAAAATCTGATTACGAATGTGTATAGCATTAAATAAGGAACTTTTATGGAGTGTTAATGTTTGATTGGAGATATGTTCCAATTTTGTTATGGCAGCTAAGAAGGTTTTTGCTGGCACAAATTTCCCCTTTCGGCATTCttcatatattttcttttcgaaTATCCATTCACAACTTCTTTCTACTCTACATGtgtacacccaaaaaaatctttctTAGTTTGCCTCTAAAGTAGTTGCAAGAATCTATCGAAAAAGTTGCGTTTATGGTATGGACAATCCCAGGATACGAAGGCGAAGTTTTAGTTTGATGTGGATCTAAAGGAAAGCAATTATCACTAGTAAAAGTAATTCAATTGATAACTTATATCATAACCcacaaacatacatatgtcAATGTATAGCACagttaaaactaaacttattcTGCATATATATACCCAAATAAAATGGACGTAAAGTGCAAACATTTAGGGATGGCACATCAGAAGGTCTCACCCATAAACTCCAAACGAAAGCGATCCCTAATAGTCTAAGCAACAGAACAACTCAAGCGGTCAACCCTAATTTAGTTATGATAATATCCAAGCAACACAAGAATCGAGATGAAATTGTTAATCAAAATTTGATTGCCTTAAACGGaagtttttaaagtgttttaagGCCTAGATAACTCTAACAAAAAAGTCCGTAACGTTTAATGACATACTGAGTaacattgaattttaaatgtaatttaccAGATGCAAGTCGCAGAActtatatcaaaataaaaaaggaatattttataaacaaagaCCCGCCTTTCTGACTGGCCCTAAAACCAAAGCGTTGCTAATTGGCGAAACCCGTTCAAAGACAATGcacataaatgtttaatttattaaggaAGCTCGATGCGGAGAACAGGTTCCCCGGGAAGATTGCGTAAGATCATTTTGATATTGTATGCCTTATATAAGCCCGTTTGTGGAGCAGTCAAGGACAGAGAAGACATTGGAGTTGAAGTTTCAAGATGTTTAAGCTGTGTTATCCTTTGGCCGCAGGTGGGCACCTGAATATCCCTCATCTCTTGGAATAGGAATGAGTTTGACTTTTGTATTTTCAGTGCTGCTGTGTTTTGTCTTCGCCACAGCGCAGGTTGTGCCAAATGCAGAAATCGGTCGGATTACCATCCAAGTGCCGTTGCTGTCCAATGGAAAGCCCGTGATCCTGACCAATCAGGACAAGGAGGAAATGGCCACCGTGGAGGAGATCAAGCCGGGAAAGGTCCATGTTGTTCAGGAGGTAGTGGTGCCACCCACAGTAAAGGAGGAGACCAAGATCAGGATGGCAAGATCCGTTTCCAGTACGGGGAGATACAACCATGATGTGACCAATCCCGGTATTCCGAACCATGGAATTCCCAATCCTGGCATTCCGAATCATGGAATTCCGAATCGCGGCATCCCCAACGATGGCATTCCCAATCCAGGTATCCCCAATGATGGCATTCCCAATCCTGGCATTCCGAATCATGGAATTCCGAATCGCGGCATCCCCAATGATGGCATTCCCAATCCTGGCATTCCGAACAATGGAATCCCCAATCCTGGCATTCCCAATCCCGATGCCTCCGAACTTTTGCCGGTTGTTGTGATGCCAATGCCAACAAGTCGAACCACCACCTCACCCATGTCCACATCCATGGCCAAACGAGTGCCAGCCAGGAATTGTTTCCACCTGCTGATGGGAGGCGT
This region includes:
- the LOC128259674 gene encoding LOW QUALITY PROTEIN: rab11 family-interacting protein 4B (The sequence of the model RefSeq protein was modified relative to this genomic sequence to represent the inferred CDS: deleted 1 base in 1 codon) is translated as MAPMPRIQLPNGNASIKANTNNFLYAETMSGDSSPTPSSPPSSTAGVAKSQCSSLSDGESFEGYGENEYPTQLREGRSSNSNGSDNNSNLINNNNDNLSVGNASSQHNHSGHSNDGNNNLNGSTGIELDLAPHVGSSTPQDDDELNIMPRDNWARRSLRRTPTSNPDSLSQRRWGSMRHSGRRQISSNALASQLYRSSSFNSSGRSSNCDTTEDMYSDISLENRHDYDYRLELLQRKVDDLSDTQNIAEDRTTRTKTEYAVLQARYHMLEEQYRESELRAEERLAEEQKRHREILARVEREASLQNENCQMKIRATEIEASALREEAARLRILCDKQANDLHRTEEQLELARDQIAVLQQEHEEQAQVLRRHEQEKKSAEDLMVELSRELQRAREESGARAMPTTSPESIRLEELHQELEEMRQKNRSLEEQNEELQATMLTNQATMLTNGVEQGRHLLNGTLNSLAQELEEMSQAQDSVDSATLASLSQLQQAFQEKEDENVRLKHYIDTILLNIVENYPQLLEVKPMERK
- the LOC128259680 gene encoding uncharacterized protein LOC128259680, which produces MFKLCYPLAAVLLCFVFATAQVVPNAEIGRITIQVPLLSNGKPVILTNQDKEEMATVEEIKPGKVHVVQEVVVPPTVKEETKIRMARSVSSTGRYNHDVTNPGIPNHGIPNPGIPNHGIPNRGIPNDGIPNPGIPNDGIPNPGIPNHGIPNRGIPNDGIPNPGIPNNGIPNPGIPNPDASELLPVVVMPMPTSRTTTSPMSTSMAKRVPARNCFHLLMGGVTTMPPTDMMTMTPPPMEDCDLLCTKGEFLPICAHNGNCVHEFANQCVMDTFNCKHRELAFRAVDEDVCRLGICMKKCKEEDLKL